Part of the Nothobranchius furzeri strain GRZ-AD chromosome 2, NfurGRZ-RIMD1, whole genome shotgun sequence genome, aCAAAGAATTctgcatcattctggctccaacatttttcagaatggtaagggaaatcgaagagagcggcagattacagccaaacatgaatttagccaatattagtctcttgttaaaaccaggcaatttcctaccagctatcgcccaatttctcttattaatgttgatctcaaaataatttgtaaagccctggcaaaaagattagagaagataACCCCCTTCAttttacaccctgaccaaactggtttcatcaagggtagacagtcatccacaaactcacgtagattacttaatttgatagatttctcttacagcagaaacatagaaactagtatattatctctagatgcagaaaaggcttttgatagagttatctggaagttcttatttgcaactttacataaatctggttttgggaacttcttcataaactggctctgcccctctcttgacctatgtgtccaagacatgtggcctcagatcagatgaaacaacaacaaagtcgattatcgaggtatcctggtgccaagagcacatatgaacaccagtccaataacaaaacacggcTCAAATTCAGTTCgctgggctgttcctcccaaccacacctctctagGTCtttctgtcattgcccacgtgagcattaaagtcccccagcagaatgagggagtcaccggaaggagcactttccagctCCCCCTCCAAAGTCTCTAAAAATGGTGGGtattctgaactgtagtttggtgcataatcaTTCAAGAATCAGCTAATAAATCCACCATGGAGTGGTTGTGAAGCTTAGGTAACCATTAAATTTTGATTCATTTATCATTAGTTCCTCATTAAGTGAGCCAATTTTGGGAtcattattgtaaagtgttaccaagacATTtgatttggcagatccccggctacgtgtggacagggcctaaatctcACACGAGAAGGGTATATTCTACTACCAAAGAAAACGGAAGTACATACTTGTATTGTGAAGATGAGTTGTCATGGTGATTCAGTAGTTAGGAGTTGAGTGGAGAATAAAGTGCTGTTTTTTGGTAACGAATGCCTCCTCTGATCCTTCATCCATCTGCCAACTCATACAACCAACAATTATGTAATCATTCAAGAATCAGCTAATAAATCCACCATGGAGTGGTTGTGAAGATGAGGTAACCATTAAATCCTTATTCATTTATCATTCGTTCCTCATTAGGTGAGCCAATTTTGGGATCATTATTGTAAAGTTTTGACAAGACATTTGATAGGTTTtggaagtatttgttcatttatcataAAATAGCTGAATACTATGAAAAGCTGACATTGCTGCCGAGGCTATGGGCAGAGCACAGCGTCAGGGACTGAACAAGAacaggttagctgttcctgtgTTCTTAAAAAGTTAAGTTACTGATCCATTTAAAATATTCACACAAAATAGATTTGTATTTCATTATCTGActagttaaaaaataaaatacgtcttgtttaattttcacaatgtcactATTTTCCTtgaattttttaattatttaaaaaaaattgtaataaCACTGATGATAaagagaaatcaacttgtgaatgcaatgcatgttaatatagtaatGTAAGAAGAAACTGGTTtggctcagttatattgtagcgttgtggttttatgctcttttatgaaagaggaaccatgctacgtattaattcggaatattaattttgaataaatcaataaccaaattttatattgttaagaagactcaaaggttgttttcatcgataaactgatgataatatctgtgtgtctgtgtttcagttcaatgaggaaaccagtttgacaattaaaagttttaattcttcaaattaaactaatgattttgaaattgacaaacaggaaataacaatcaacattggcaacttgtgggacaatctttaacagttgatatgatcaaatagaccttgtggtgaatttatgaagattgagaatgttgtgatatgaatgcatgtgtgagtctgattttgcttcaggaagaacaggtgtctgagtgaagtgatggtttggataaacttaggtcttatcagagaactgcatcaaacgctaaacaccgtgctctgtctcagcgaactcttgtggaccctctttcggatccgggccgtggaggatggtggtggttcatccagatgacaccaacggctgacaggggagacgtaggtgtcaaacggaaccggtccagagttgccctcggtacacgttgatggtagagcgttttgtcgatgcgctttcttaagttaagttcactcagaaatcaaaagacaggaacagcgtgaggggggggggggggggggggggggggttgagccaatgggctccgttcccccgttagcggttgttcacacgtcctctctctttcgttgtcaagcacgaactgaaatcataagactgaaaacttaccaaaagcctttctcctctTAAAGCAAAACGTagcaaaaaataacatttttaacatAAGCTTATTCACACATTGGAAAGTATCTATGTAAACTAATggtactttcattgtgtaaaagtagctcacactccaaaaaaggttggagatccctaaaatatataaataacttTTGAGGTTTAACTTTTTTGTTGTTTcaagtaagggaggatggtgtcctaaagcccCCTACGGAcgagcctctactagtccatggAGACTCCTGTCTAACATCATATGATGTTAGCCTGTTATTTGTTGCCTTGATGTTTTTGGCCACAAGGGAAGAGTAATGTTAGTGCTCAGATCAAATAAGAATTGTGTAATGAAGGAAAAGTATAAATTATCTGTGTGacagggttctgctcagacaGCAGTATCCGTCTGATGATGGAGATTCAGATTGGAGCTGAGTTCTGTTTTCCACAACTCAACAGGTCCTGCAGGAGGCCAACACCTCACTGGTCTGAAGCTGTCCTCCTGAACATTGTGTTGTCCTTCTTCTCTCTGATCACAGCAGTTCTAAACCTCCTCATCATAATCTCAGTCTCCTATTTCAGGTagatattaaaaagaaaaacatcacatTTATCAATATTTTTTATCTGATCAGAATGTGATTCTACGCTGCATAAGTTATTTTAACCTCACTGACTGGCTTTGTTTCTTTGTAGGAGGCTCCAGAAACCTGCTAACATCCTCATCCTCTCTCTGGCTGTGTCAGATTTCCTTGTTGGCTTTTTAATCATTCCATTTGAAATCTTTAGAAAGACAAAATGCTGGATAATCGGTAATATCACATGTTTATTTTACTATTATGTTTCCATTTTGTCTCTCGGTGCTTCAATTGGAACCATTGTTCTCATATCAGCTGATCGCTATGTGGCTATTTGTTACCCTCTGCATTATCCCACCAGAATAACCTTACCAAGAATTAAACGTTGTGTTTGTCTCTGTTGGAGCTGTGCTGCTTTCTATGTAACTTGCTTGTTAAAAGATGAGATGATTGAGCCAGGCAGGAGTAATTCCTGCATTGGAGAATGTACAATATCTGCAGATTATATTGTAGGAACTTTAGATCTGTTTATAACATTTTTATTTCCAGTTACAGTCATCATAGTTCTGTATATGAGAGTATTTGTGGTGGCTGTGACTCAGGCTCGTGCCATGTACTCTCACAATAGAAGTGTCACCCTTCAGCTTTCAGTGCAACAACAAACAAAGAAATCAGAGCTAAAAGCAGCCAGAACACTGGGTGTTCTTGTTGTTGTGTATCTGATGTGTTTCTGTCCATATTactgctgcttttattttataGATAGTTTAGCAACTACAACATTTGTATCATTCTTATTCTTTCTCCTTTATCTTAACTCCTGCCTAAACCCTCTGATCTATGCCATGTTTTATCCCTGGTTCAGAAAAGCTGTTAAACATATTGTAACTTTACAGATCCTGAAGCCCGGCTCCTGTGAGGCCAACATACTGTAGATACAGTGGACTGAGGGACGTACAACCTCCTGAACAAATTACAATTCTAAAATCTAAAGTCCAATGAAGGAGAAAAGTTTTCTTCATTTCCTACATTATAAACATAAATGTATGTGGAGAGCAGGGCCGGTTCTAGGCTGGCATATTTGAGGGGGCAGACAGAATTGTGAAGGGGGAAGATTGTGGTGATAGAAGAGGAAAAGGCGTATTGGTGGTGGAGGTATTCCAGGATCGTTTAGTCATGTGATTGGATTGTATTTTGTTAGACTTTGATCTTCCCTTTTTTTCTCTGTCCCTGAAACCCTTATTCGTGTATTCACCACATCATAAATCAACTACAGCAATAGCATCTATATGGTATCCCATCCAAAGCCCTCACCAAACTTCAAGACATCCAAAATTGTCCTGCCTGTCTCCTAACCAGTGACCACATCACCTCCATCGACTTCCTCTCCCTCAGTGTATAACATTCAAAACTCATTCAGAACTCACTCCCACAACCTCTCCACAACTGCTCTGACCTCTCCACCATCAAAACTCTGTTTTAcagtttatgttttatttttccatAATCTGTCTGTTTTACTTTGTCTTTTTACAAAATCTCTAAAGTTCTTCATTAATAAAAACTATTATTCCATTTTGTGACCCGAGACCTGTTCTACTATGAGAAAAGCATTAACATCAGATCGACCATTCATTCCTCCATGTCAACATGCACAATCAGACCACAGCTACAGCAACACAGGTTTGTGGCCAGTTGTCAGTGTGATTACTGCTAAAACACTGGGGGACATAATAACGATCTTAAATTCATCTACCTGCTGTCTCGACACCCTGCCAACTAAActtcttttaaatgtttttagctGTGTTAAACCCCGACTATGATGAAAAATTTGTGAAGGGTGGGGGTTACAAGAAACAGGGGAGTGGAATTAAAAACTTGTTTGATTTGTCATAAAAGGTTATAAAAAAAAGAGAGCAAACAGATGGTGAGCATTagtaaattaaatgccaaatgaaAACAAGAATAAAATGTTAACTTTTAAAAGACCAATTATCGACATTAAAAACACCatgttaaaactttgttaaaggTTTTAACGGTTTTAACCCACTAGAAGGCATTTTTTCAACTCACATAGTGGAggattaaactcctccacttggggcaggacctcatccccttTTCTAATTCAAGAGGAGCtgactctcatcccagctgcttcacgctcGGCTGCGAACCTCTCCAATAAAAGCCGAAGATCATgttttgatgaagccaacaggaccatatcatctgcaagaagcagagacccgatcctctggCCATCAAATCAAATGCCCTCAACTCCtttgctgcacctagaaatcctgtccataagttatgaacagaatcggtgacaaagggcagccttggcagagtccaactctcactgggattgagcccgacttactgccagcaatgtggaccaagctctgacaccagtcatacaggaccTAACAGCCCACATCAGAGTGCCTGGTACCCCATTCTAGCAGAGTACTCCCACTCCGGGTGGATATCATCCACCCCAGAGCCTTCAATTCaatttttcaattcaagtttgtttttataacgctaaatcagtgacccaaccatgaggctaccacagctcagcagaacaccattgtagctttatttggggaaaaaaacacttagagaaaaaataaaggttatcttctcaggctcaaaataagttttgataaaaggacgaacaactaagtccttcaggggcacgtcagagtaaaaaaatgctcatgaaatacgcatgtggattaaccaggtaggtaggcagGAGACAATGCAGTTAAAATACAAAGTGTAAAAGAAAGTAATTGagagtggaaagtggtcagtaagtcttccagcagtctaagcctacagcaacataactacagaaataactctggataatttagccttttagatggagacaCGTTAgaagcagggcaagggagagccgtctttaccgactgtacactccacctccctttactcccccacttgttcagatatgggctaacatcagattttaagcattggccctatcaaataaaaatgttttaagccttgtttttaaagtagacaaggtgtctgcctcacggactaaagctgggagatggttccacaagagaggagcctgaaagctaaaagatctgcctcccatcctatttttagatattctgggaaccaccagtaggtcTGCAGTCTAAAGCAAAGTGCTCTGTTATGAACATAGGgagcaatcagatcactgatgtatgatgaagCCCATGGCGCCTCTTGACCCTCTtttttttttccggaactgcacttctctgggtggctgcatgttggaagagctctgttgactatatgttttacttttctgtttctggtgatttgaagcttggaggatttgatcactattttttcacttttttcacgttttgaacatttgttatgatgcataaccatgaCATCAAGCTGAtttacaattgggagcagctgattaacattgggaaggctgaaataatacctcaactgaagccacaaatcccaaatgagctaaaacgcaagaagcgtgggtgcagagtgggagcaaaacggagacagagaaagaagaaattcaagccatctcttccatcaatcataatgggcaatgtgagatcactggccaacaagatggatgaactccaagccctttcaaggactcagccagaatatcggcagtgtagtgttatgtgtttcactgagacgtggctgcaggaccatatccccggttCCAGcgcctctctgccaggattcctgactgtacgagcagacagagatctgaagaggagcgggaaaagaaaaggtggagtggcagtgcttgtcaacaacagaaggTGCCATCCAGGTAATGTGtcagtgaaatgtcatctctgcagcccagatgttgaactcttggcagtaagttgtcgcccatattatttgcctagAGAGTtctccagtgttgtcttggcaaccgtttacattccaccttcagccattgctgaaaatgcatgtgatgccatcagttccattgtcgctaagctacaaacccagcaccccaatgcatttgtggctatatctggtgattttaatcatgcctcgctctctgttacacttccaacatttcaacagtttgtcagctactccaccagagaaaacaagacattggatttgtgttatgcaaatgtaaagaatgcatacatgtcaaaaacaagacctcctctgggacaatcagatcatagtcttgtttttctctgctcagaatacaaaccacttgttcagaggcaacctgtgacaagaagaactgtgagaaaatggtcacaggacgctgaagaagccctgcagagttgcttTGAgatcacagattggatgactctctgccaaggatatgaagaggacatcaatgccatgactggatgtgtcactgactatataaacttctgcgtggacaatatcatacccaccagaacagtgagatgcttcgctaataacaaaccctgtatcaccagtgaactgaagaatctgctaaatgagaaaaaagagccttcaaggagggagacattgAACTATTGAGGAAtacacagaagcaactgaagatcaagatcagagacagcaaggaggcatacaggaagaagctggagaacaaactacagaggaacattatcagagatgtctggtcagggatgaagaagatcacaggcttcaagcagagaacagattgcacagatggcagcctggacatagccaatgaactgaacaagttcttcaataggttcagttcaggaacaaatccagcatcctccttgcctgtccccagccaatcagacatcccatcctcctctgatccaacattttcctgtgacacgccagctcttttgtcctctattgcagtcatggactcttctggttctataaatctgtcttcaaccaagtcaggagatgctgctgccccatttacctcctcctcccacctatctgtctctagaattcAGATGAAGagacagctggagagactgaatagggacaaggctgcaggtccagatggtgtcagccccagggtactgaaggcctgtgcagagcagctctgtgggattctgcagcaactcttcaacctcagcctggcccaggagaaggttccagtcctgtggaagacttcCTGCCTTGttacagttccaaagaaaactcgcccatcaatcaatgacgactacagaccggttgccctgacatcccacatcatgaaggtcctggagagattcctgttggtccacctgaataagcaaactagaacatatcaggacccactgcagtttgcttatcaccatggagttggagttgaagatgccatcatccagctgcttcaaccaatccactgtcatcaggACAAAGCACGCAGCACTGTGAGAGTCatattctttgatttctccagtacatttaacacaatccagcctgatgtactttgccagaaactccagaagatgcatgtgggggcctcaactatcgccgggATTAAAGACtatctgacaaacagaccacagtttgtgaggctgaagaactgcacatcaaaccaggtgaacagtaatattggagcaccacaggggactgtactctcaccatttcttttcaccctgcacacctcagacttccagtacaaatcagagacctgtcatctacagaaatactcagatgactctgcagtcgtcggatgtatcagagatggacaggaagctgagtacagagagatggtggagcgctttgttgcatggtgtggaaacaatcatctaaccttgaatgtgaacaaaacaaaggagatgattttagact contains:
- the LOC107372692 gene encoding trace amine-associated receptor 13c, which encodes MMEIQIGAEFCFPQLNRSCRRPTPHWSEAVLLNIVLSFFSLITAVLNLLIIISVSYFRRLQKPANILILSLAVSDFLVGFLIIPFEIFRKTKCWIIGNITCLFYYYVSILSLGASIGTIVLISADRYVAICYPLHYPTRITLPRIKRCVCLCWSCAAFYVTCLLKDEMIEPGRSNSCIGECTISADYIVGTLDLFITFLFPVTVIIVLYMRVFVVAVTQARAMYSHNRSVTLQLSVQQQTKKSELKAARTLGVLVVVYLMCFCPYYCCFYFIDSLATTTFVSFLFFLLYLNSCLNPLIYAMFYPWFRKAVKHIVTLQILKPGSCEANIL